AGGATGCGCGTGACACGTTCGTTGTCGGGGAGCTTCTTCAGGGGTGCTAGTTCCAGGATGCGTTTGGAGTCTTCGAGCATCTGCTTGTCGGCGAGGGTTGTTGCTTCGTGGGTGGAGGGGGAGTTTTCCTGCTGGTGCATGGCCTGTTCCATGAGGCGGTGAGCTTCGTCGAAGTGGCCGGAGTCGTATTCGAGGCGAGCGGCGGATTGGAGGGCGATCTGGTTTTCTGGCTCCTGCGCGAGGACCTTCCGGTAGTAGGTCAAGGCGTCGTGAGGGGCTTTGGCCTGCTCGAGAAGTTGTGCGAGGGTGATGGCGAGGGGGACGTCGTCGGGCGCGTTGCCTCCGGTGATGAGGAGTTCGGTGCGGGCGCTGCTGAAGTCCTGATGCGCGATGAGATAGCGCGAGAGTTCGAGGCGGACCTCGCGGCGGCGGAGGACCCCGTCTCCCTCCCAGGTGCCGTAGATGGAGGCTCGGTAGTAGTTGATGGCGGGCTGGATGTCGTTCTTCCTGGCGGCGAGGCGGGCGAGGCTGAGGTTGATGAAGCCGTCGCCGGGTTGAGTCTCCCAAAGGCCAAGGAAGTAGTTGAAAGACTCTTCGGTGTGGCCGGCGTCGCCGAGGGCCTGCGCGAGGAGGAGCTCGTAGGAACGTTGGTCGGGGGCGTAGGAGAGGGCGGTGCGGAGGGCGACGATTGCCTGTTCGGGGTAGCCTGCGTTAAGGGCGGCCTGGCCTCGGGCGGACCAGCGTTGTGCCAGTTCTTCGCGGTGGGAGGTGAAGGAGTGAAACAGGTAGAAGGTGATAAGGAATAGAACGACGGTTACGAGCAGCAGACTGAGAAAGGTCAGGGAATCGCGGAGGATCAACTTCCGTTTGAGGCTCGAATAGTCTTCCGTTTGGAGTGTCATCATGCGGTTTGCGCGTTTTTATCTTGCTGCATGGTCTTTCTTTAGTCTATGGATTTGATGCGCGTAGAGATAGTGGCGCAGTCTGTGGGTTCCCGGAGGAGGTTGGCTCGTTTCGCCGAGGAGCAAAAGTTTAGACTGGACCGTATCTCGCTGCCCTGCGATTGTGGCGGCTTCGAAGTGAGGACTATGCGGATTTTTTTTATCAGGCGATATGCGGCGATGGGTATTGGGGCGGTTGTGCTGATAACGAGCGCCGCTGCGATGGGTCAGAAGAAGAGACCGAACTACGATAGGGCCGCCATCGCGACTGTGCTGCATGATGCGAATGTGTATGTTGCGTCAGATGCGGATGCACAGAAGCTTTCGCTGGTGACGCCGGGACACGAGATACAGATCGTTGAGCGGAGCGGGCCGTGGGTGAAGGTGTTTGCGAATACCGACATCAACGACGATGCGAATGAGGACGACCGCAACAAGCCTGAGTTTGGCGAGGACGCGAATGTAACGCCGGCGTCGGGTTGGATTCGGGATAAGGGGATTCTGGGGCCGAGTACGGCTGGCGGGGATGTGATTCTGTTTGGTTCGGCTGCGAACTTTGAAGATGAGGCGGAGCGACCGCATGCACCGAAGGGGGCGGCTGGGGCGGCTCACCTGCTGTACAAGCGCGTGGCAGAATACTTTCCGGATTCGCCGCTGGCGGCTGAGGCGGCGTGGCGGGCGGCGGATATTCGCTGGCAGTTGGATAAGGTCGATATCAGCACGCTGCCGAGTGCGAAGGAGCAGGAGGCCTATCTGCGGCCTCAGATCTATGAGGGTGAGTTGAAGAAGGTGATGAAGACGTATCCGGGGAGCGAGTTTGCGGCGCGCGCGGCGTTCGATCTGCTGGACAACAAGCTGTGTGGGGACTGGCAAGGGTTGCCGAAGTGTCCGGAGATGGAGACGGGGTTGTACGTGAAGTATGCGCAGCAGTATGCGGATGGGCCTAAGGCCGCAGAGGCGCTGTACAACGCGGTGTATCGGCAGGGGGTGGTGGTGACGATGTATCAGGTGCAGGAGGATAAGAAGCGGTCGGAGGAGGCGGCGAAGAGGGCACAGGCGCTGGCTATGGATTTGAAAGCGCGGTATCCGAAGTCGGAGTTTGCGGCGCGTGGGGCCAGTATTGCGTTTCGGGTGTCGCAGGGGATTGCGATTTATGGGAGTGATCGGGATTAGAAGATATGTCCTGCCGGACGGGCCCACTGCGCGTGGGGCGGTCACTTCGTGACTTGTATACCTTGTTGTGGCGGATGAAGAGAGGTGGTCCTCCCGTTGGTCGGAAAGAAGATGATCCCGACCAGCGGGAGGACCTATGCAGTTTGGTTCGCCGAGACCGGTATACCCGTCACGAAGTGACCGCCCTCCGCGTAGGAGGCCCGTCCGGCAGGACATATCTTGTTTACCGTTTACACATGCAGACGCTTTAGGATGGATGCATGTCGATTCTTCATGTCATCATCCTTGCCATTGTGCAAGGGCTCGCTGAACTTTTGCCTGTCTCGAGCTCCGCTCACGTTGTAGTTGCTGAAAAGCTGTTGGGGCTTGACCCGACGACGCCGCAGATGACGCTGCTGCTGGTGATGCTGCATACAGGCACGATGTTTGCCGTGATTGTTTACTTCTGGAACCAGTGGAAAAAGACTTATTTTTCAGGCGGCGATGCGTTCAAGCGGTTTCTGATCCGTCTGATCTGGGCTTCTCTGCTGACTGCTGTGATTGGTGAAGTGATCATCAAGGCTATCGAGAAGACGGCGTTCAAGGGAGCTTCGAAGGGAGAGATCGAGCTGCTTTTTGGGCGGCTGGATCTGATTGCTCCCGCGTTGGCCGCGGCTGGTTTGCTGATTCTGCTTGCTGGGCTGATGGAGAAGCGGCGCATGGGCGCGCATGAGCAGGTCTATGGCGACAGCGTGACGATGCGACAGGCGGGATGGATCGGTGCGATTCAGGGTCTGTGCCTGCCGTTCCGTGGATTTTCGCGGTCGGGAGCTACTATCTCGACGGGCATGCTGACGGGTGCGAGTAAAGAGCGGGCGGAGCGGTTCAGCTTCGCGCTGGCGGTTGTGCTGACTCCTCCAGCGGTAGGGCGCGAGGTGCTGCGGCTGGTGAAGGCCTCGCATGAGGCGAAGGCGGCGGGCATGCCGATTGATCTGCACGGAAGCATGGTGATGGGACTTCTTGGCGCTGTGTTTGCATTTCTGGCCGGACTGTTGGCGTTGAGGTGGTTGAGCAGTTGGCTGGAGGAAGGCAGATGGTATCTCTTCGGGATCTATTGCCTGGTGGCATCTGTGGTGGTGTTTGGGCTGTATCACGCGGGGTACTAAAGCGATCGCGAGTGGAAGTTTAGTCTGCAGAGCTCGGCGGAATTTCTGCAAATGATTGCAAATTCAGATGAAAAGAGCGTGGCTTTATCGATTGCGAGTGCAGAACCATGCCCAGTAAATGAGTGGAAGTTGTAGGGGGATGCGGAGCCATTGTGCCCAGCTTTGGCCCATGATGCCGGGAAGGCGCAAGTGGGATGTCGCCATGTAGATATTGGCCGGCAGGACGGCGATGAGCAGAACGACCAGACCCCACGCCGCGGCGTGGCGCGTTGAGGGGATGAGCAGGCCGATGCCGCCGAGTATCTCCGCCGCACCGCTGATGTGGATTAGAAGTGTGTGCGCGGGCAGGTAGGGCGGCATGATTCGGAGGTAAACGCCGGGGGCCAGGAAGTGAAGAGTGCCCGAGATAAGGAAGATTGAGGCGAGGAGGATACGGCCGATCATGTTGAATCACTTCCCTTTCTTTACGCCTGTGCTGACGCATATCTACAGCAGCACAATTATTAACGCCAACAAAAACAAAAATATGGGCAGCGGGGACGAACCCTGCTGCCCATCGTCGAGTTGCATCGCCTTGGTTATTTGGATACGAGTGAGTCGCGGTGGCTCTTCACGTAGTCGTGAGAGGTGAGGACGTGGGCCTGCTGCTCTGCAACGAGCTGGCGGACAGGGAGCGGAAGATCCTGATCGAGAGCGTCGGCGTAGGCCTTCTTGGCCTCGTCTTCGCCCTGTTCGGCGGTCTCGAGGAGGGTGTGGTCGCCGCCGCCGAGCTTGGCTTTCAGGTCTCCCCAGACGCGGTGGAGGGCGCCGGCGGTCGTGCCGGACTCTTTGATGTCGTGTACGCCATTCTGATGGAGAATCTCCTCCAGATCGCCGCGGAAGCTGGCGCGCTTGAGAGATTCGGCGAGGAAGTAACGTTTGAGAGTGTCGTCTTTCAGATGTTCGCCGATGTCGGCAAAGCCCTTCTGGCTGTCGAGAAGAGTGCTGATGAGGGAGTTGAGAGCGCGCTGCATTTCGTTCTGCTTACCTGAATCTGTCGGCATGATGGAGACCTCGATCTTGGGTGTAGTAGGTACGGGGTGCGGTTGGAGCAGGGTCCGTCGGCTGTGCGCGATTCTCCTCCGCCGACGGCAAGCAAGAGAAATCGCGAAAATCCCGCTCCCCTGCCAACCGGTTCTAAGGACCGCCGAGTGAAATTTTGCTCGGCGGTGAATATGAGGGAGTAGATGCAGAGAGTGCCTGTGGGTTTGTATGTGGGTACCCCGAAGTGAGGTTTTTCCACTTTTGTGCGGGTGGTTGGAGAGGGTCTGGGATAATCAAAGGTGCTCTGGTGATTTGCGGGCTCGGTTTGGATCGGACGGCGTGAGTGGTGGTGCGCGCTGTGACGAATGAGCCCGCGCGTCCCCCTCACATGAAGGCTCCCCAATGAAAACTCTGAGACTTGTTTCGACCCCGACGCGCAACCGCCGCCTGAATGAGATTCTCGGGATGGTCGTACTGGTGGGCGCGGGGCTGCTGCTGCTGGCGCTTGCGAGCTATACGCCAACTGATCCCTCTTTCGATACGGTGGGACAGTACGTGAAAGGGCGGCCGGCACATAACTGGACGGGGATGGTTGGGGCGTATCTCGCCGATGCGATGCTGCAGCTGATTGGGGTTGCGGCATTTTTCCTGCCGCTGGTACTGGGACGGTTGGGGATTTGCTGGATGCGGTCGCGACCGGCGGGGTCTCCGCTGGCGAAGACGATTGGGTTGGGGATGTGGGTGGTGTTTGGGCCGGCTGCGATTGCGCTGCTGCCTGGCGAGATGATGTGGCGTGGCTCGCTGCCCGTTGAGGGGACGACGGGGCGGCTGCTGGCGGACTTGCTGGTGCATTATTTGAATCTGCCCGGGGCTGCGATTGTGCTGACCCTGATGGTGGCGGTGTCGCTGTACCTGGCGACGACATTTACGTTCAATACGGCGCGGGAGTGGGCGACGATACGGTTTGGCTTTGTGCAGCGGCTGTGGGAGTGGTGGTCGCAGCGTCGGAGTCGC
This Tunturibacter gelidoferens DNA region includes the following protein-coding sequences:
- a CDS encoding tetratricopeptide repeat protein; the protein is MMTLQTEDYSSLKRKLILRDSLTFLSLLLVTVVLFLITFYLFHSFTSHREELAQRWSARGQAALNAGYPEQAIVALRTALSYAPDQRSYELLLAQALGDAGHTEESFNYFLGLWETQPGDGFINLSLARLAARKNDIQPAINYYRASIYGTWEGDGVLRRREVRLELSRYLIAHQDFSSARTELLITGGNAPDDVPLAITLAQLLEQAKAPHDALTYYRKVLAQEPENQIALQSAARLEYDSGHFDEAHRLMEQAMHQQENSPSTHEATTLADKQMLEDSKRILELAPLKKLPDNERVTRILKARALAKKRFDACSTQLSAASGLSTRLQDLTTKWASKDATSSRSALLNDPTQQDATLQLIFDTETQTSKICSAPTGDDALLLQLAQFPKAMEP
- a CDS encoding DoxX family protein; the encoded protein is MIGRILLASIFLISGTLHFLAPGVYLRIMPPYLPAHTLLIHISGAAEILGGIGLLIPSTRHAAAWGLVVLLIAVLPANIYMATSHLRLPGIMGQSWAQWLRIPLQLPLIYWAWFCTRNR
- a CDS encoding PA2169 family four-helix-bundle protein, giving the protein MPTDSGKQNEMQRALNSLISTLLDSQKGFADIGEHLKDDTLKRYFLAESLKRASFRGDLEEILHQNGVHDIKESGTTAGALHRVWGDLKAKLGGGDHTLLETAEQGEDEAKKAYADALDQDLPLPVRQLVAEQQAHVLTSHDYVKSHRDSLVSK
- a CDS encoding undecaprenyl-diphosphate phosphatase; protein product: MSILHVIILAIVQGLAELLPVSSSAHVVVAEKLLGLDPTTPQMTLLLVMLHTGTMFAVIVYFWNQWKKTYFSGGDAFKRFLIRLIWASLLTAVIGEVIIKAIEKTAFKGASKGEIELLFGRLDLIAPALAAAGLLILLAGLMEKRRMGAHEQVYGDSVTMRQAGWIGAIQGLCLPFRGFSRSGATISTGMLTGASKERAERFSFALAVVLTPPAVGREVLRLVKASHEAKAAGMPIDLHGSMVMGLLGAVFAFLAGLLALRWLSSWLEEGRWYLFGIYCLVASVVVFGLYHAGY